The following coding sequences are from one Prochlorococcus sp. MIT 0604 window:
- a CDS encoding pyridoxine 5'-phosphate synthase — protein sequence MVTLGVNIDHIANVRQARKTVEPDPVQFAFLAELGGADSITVHLREDRRHIQDRDVFLLKETIKTKLNLEMAATEEMLEIAKKILPDYVTLVPEKREEVTTEGGLDLKSNLQYLKNFVGDLKDSNIQVSAFIDPIGDQINYSKEIGFNLIELHTGKYAELTGSEEYKELQRIIESTHLANDLGLVVNAGHGLNYNNVKKIASINNMNELNIGHSIVARALAIGLEKSVREMKSLITSN from the coding sequence ATGGTTACTTTAGGAGTAAACATTGATCATATTGCAAATGTAAGGCAAGCAAGGAAAACTGTGGAGCCTGATCCTGTACAATTTGCTTTTTTAGCTGAATTAGGAGGTGCTGATTCCATAACAGTTCATCTAAGAGAAGATAGAAGGCATATACAAGATAGAGACGTATTCCTCCTGAAAGAGACCATAAAAACGAAACTTAATTTAGAAATGGCTGCTACAGAAGAAATGTTAGAAATTGCTAAAAAAATTCTTCCCGATTATGTAACGCTTGTACCCGAGAAAAGAGAAGAAGTAACTACTGAAGGAGGGTTGGATTTAAAAAGTAATTTGCAATACCTTAAGAATTTTGTTGGAGATTTAAAAGATTCAAATATACAAGTAAGTGCATTTATTGATCCTATTGGTGACCAGATAAATTATTCCAAAGAAATAGGTTTTAATTTAATAGAATTGCATACTGGAAAATATGCTGAACTAACAGGATCTGAAGAGTATAAAGAGCTCCAAAGGATTATAGAGTCTACACATTTAGCAAATGACCTTGGATTAGTTGTTAATGCTGGTCATGGCCTTAACTACAATAATGTAAAAAAAATTGCATCAATTAACAATATGAACGAGTTAAACATAGGTCATAGTATTGTTGCAAGGGCTTTAGCTATAGGATTAGAAAAGTCTGTACGTGAAATGAAGTCCCTTATTACATCAAATTAA
- a CDS encoding 1-acyl-sn-glycerol-3-phosphate acyltransferase: protein MFITQDVVLRFFFRRKKILNNGFSIPKNSSIILAPTHRSRWDGLILTMAMGRRIKQKDCRFMVTKSEMRGIQGWFLKRLGCFSINQLSPSLSALRYAIDLIEKGEQLVVFPEGRINKYGKKLVLREGLYRLARLATKKTKSIIIIPIGIAYSKVPPNFRGEFCLSFGKPIPINDYLKFTIKDFNIFLNEKMTQEEEKALKNVGR from the coding sequence ATGTTCATTACCCAGGACGTTGTTTTAAGGTTTTTTTTTAGAAGAAAGAAAATATTAAATAATGGTTTTTCGATTCCCAAAAATTCCTCTATAATTTTGGCTCCAACCCACAGATCAAGATGGGATGGCTTAATACTCACCATGGCAATGGGTAGAAGGATAAAACAAAAAGATTGTAGATTTATGGTTACTAAATCCGAAATGAGAGGCATACAAGGTTGGTTTTTAAAAAGACTTGGATGTTTTTCGATAAATCAATTATCGCCATCTCTTTCAGCGTTAAGATATGCTATTGATCTTATAGAAAAAGGAGAACAACTAGTAGTTTTCCCAGAAGGAAGGATTAACAAATATGGGAAAAAATTAGTTCTCAGAGAAGGACTATATAGATTAGCTAGATTAGCTACAAAAAAAACAAAGTCTATAATCATTATTCCAATTGGAATTGCTTACAGCAAAGTACCTCCCAACTTTAGGGGCGAATTTTGTTTATCCTTTGGAAAACCAATCCCAATAAATGATTACTTAAAATTTACTATTAAAGACTTTAATATTTTTTTAAATGAGAAAATGACTCAAGAGGAAGAAAAAGCATTAAAAAATGTAGGTAGATGA